From Lolium perenne isolate Kyuss_39 chromosome 5, Kyuss_2.0, whole genome shotgun sequence, a single genomic window includes:
- the LOC127300513 gene encoding enoyl-[acyl-carrier-protein] reductase [NADH] 2, chloroplastic isoform X1, with protein sequence MGASAATGIQLVAARPCVPACQRMLGSRSVVSAFGRALSTRTGFASCVQTASAGPLVAAKYKRFAVRAMSQGAAPGLPIDLRGKRAFIAGVADDNGYGWAIAKALAAAGAEILVGTWVPALNIFETSLRRGKFDESRKLPDGSLMEITKVYPLDAVYDTLEDVPEHVKTNKRYAGSSKWTVKEVAETVKDDFGSIDILVHSLANGPEVTKPLLETSRSGYLAAVSASSYSYISLLQHFLPIMNPGGASISLTYIASERTIPGYGGGMSSAKAALESDTRVLAYEAGRKGKIRVNTISAGPLGSRAAKAIGFIEKMIEYSYVNAPLQKELLADEVGNAAAFLVSPLASAITGSTVYVDNGLNTMALAVDSPTLST encoded by the exons ATGGGTGCGTCCGCGGCTACGGGTATCCAGTTGGTGGCGGCGCGCCCTTGCGTCCCTGCGTGCCAGCGGATGCTCGGCTCAAGATCTGTGGTTTCTGCGTTTGGAAGGGCGCTCAGCACCAGGACCGGCTTTGCAAGCTGTGTGCAGACCGCGTCGGCGGGGCCACTTGTTGCTGCAAAGTACAAGAGGTTTGCTGTGAGGGCCATGTCTCAGGGAGCTGCCCCAGGACTCCCCATTGATCTCAGAG GTAAAAGAGCGTTTATTGCTGGAGTCGCTGATGATAATGGTTATGGCTGGGCAATAGCCAAGGCTCTTGCTGCAGCTGGCGCTGAAATTCTTGTTGGTACATGGGTGCCT GCACTGAACATATTTGAGACGAGCCTGCGACGTGGAAAGTTTGATGAATCACGGAA GCTGCCTGATGGATCTCTTATGGAGATTACTAAAGTCTATCCACTGGATGCAGTTTATGACACCCTGGAGGATGTTCCTGAACAT GTTAAAACAAATAAGAGGTATGCGGGGTCCTCAAAATGGACTGTGAAG GAAGTTGCTGAGACTGTGAAGGATGATTTTGGCAGCATTGACATCCTTGTGCATTCTCTTGCCAATGGTCCTGAG GTAACAAAGCCTTTGCTGGAGACATCAAGAAGTGGCTATCTTGCTGCAGTTTCAGCATCTAGTTACTCGTATATTTCTTTACTCCAGCACTTCCTTCCCATCATGAATCCAG GAGGTGCAAGTATCTCTTTAACATACATTGCTTCAGAAAGGACAATTCCTGG GTATGGTGGTGGCATGAGTTCAGCTAAAGCAGCACTTGAGAGTGATACCAGA GTTCTTGCTTATGAAGCAGGCCGGAAAGGCAAAATCAGAGTGAACACTATATCAGCAG GTCCATTGGGGAGCCGAGCTGCCAAAGCTATTGGTTTCATCGAGAAGATGATTGAGTACTCTTACGTTAACGCACCGTTGCAGAAGGAACTCTTGGCAG ATGAAGTGGGAAATGCAGCAGCATTTTTAGTGTCTCCATTGGCGTCTGCAATTACTGGCTCAACTGTCTATGTTGACAATGGACTCAACACGATGGCTCTCGCGGTTGATAGCCCTACTCTATCCACCTAA
- the LOC127300513 gene encoding enoyl-[acyl-carrier-protein] reductase [NADH] 1, chloroplastic isoform X2, producing MEITKVYPLDAVYDTLEDVPEHVKTNKRYAGSSKWTVKEVAETVKDDFGSIDILVHSLANGPEVTKPLLETSRSGYLAAVSASSYSYISLLQHFLPIMNPGGASISLTYIASERTIPGYGGGMSSAKAALESDTRVLAYEAGRKGKIRVNTISAGPLGSRAAKAIGFIEKMIEYSYVNAPLQKELLADEVGNAAAFLVSPLASAITGSTVYVDNGLNTMALAVDSPTLST from the exons ATGGAGATTACTAAAGTCTATCCACTGGATGCAGTTTATGACACCCTGGAGGATGTTCCTGAACAT GTTAAAACAAATAAGAGGTATGCGGGGTCCTCAAAATGGACTGTGAAG GAAGTTGCTGAGACTGTGAAGGATGATTTTGGCAGCATTGACATCCTTGTGCATTCTCTTGCCAATGGTCCTGAG GTAACAAAGCCTTTGCTGGAGACATCAAGAAGTGGCTATCTTGCTGCAGTTTCAGCATCTAGTTACTCGTATATTTCTTTACTCCAGCACTTCCTTCCCATCATGAATCCAG GAGGTGCAAGTATCTCTTTAACATACATTGCTTCAGAAAGGACAATTCCTGG GTATGGTGGTGGCATGAGTTCAGCTAAAGCAGCACTTGAGAGTGATACCAGA GTTCTTGCTTATGAAGCAGGCCGGAAAGGCAAAATCAGAGTGAACACTATATCAGCAG GTCCATTGGGGAGCCGAGCTGCCAAAGCTATTGGTTTCATCGAGAAGATGATTGAGTACTCTTACGTTAACGCACCGTTGCAGAAGGAACTCTTGGCAG ATGAAGTGGGAAATGCAGCAGCATTTTTAGTGTCTCCATTGGCGTCTGCAATTACTGGCTCAACTGTCTATGTTGACAATGGACTCAACACGATGGCTCTCGCGGTTGATAGCCCTACTCTATCCACCTAA
- the LOC127300517 gene encoding 18 kDa seed maturation protein, translated as MQGGKSSSAVGAAKEAVANVGASAWAGKEKTKAVVQEKVDKVKAHDPAAKASAEAKKQERIQEVEAVKQDAMRQNAAAKEHATALSYHPTPDADREARAVAVEGPGAGPAAAPRAGSIDDGRLPAGAGHAVGTLHARGTAGGRSM; from the coding sequence ATGCAGGGCGGGAAGAGCTCGAGCGCGGTGGGCGCGGCGAAGGAGGCGGTGGCGAACGTGGGCGCGTCGGCGTGGGCGGGGAAGGAGAAGACCAAGGCGGTGGTGCAGGAGAAGGTGGACAAGGTGAAGGCGCACGACCCGGCGGCCAAGGCCTCCGCCGAGGCCAAGAAGCAGGAGCGGATCCAGGAGGTGGAGGCCGTTAAGCAGGACGCCATGCGCCAGAACGCCGCCGCCAAGGAACACGCCACCGCCTTAAGCTACCATCCCACACCTGACGCAGACAGGGAGGCCCGCGCCGTGGCGGTGGAGGGCCCCGGCGCAGGGCCGGCGGCAGCTCCGCGTGCGGGGAGCATAGACGACGGCCGCCTGCCCGCGGGGGCGGGGCACGCGGTGGGCACCCTGCATGCGCGCGGCACGGCCGGCGGCCGCTCGATGTAG